aaaatttctgtcgcatttatctcagcaactatttatcgcagatgcttgaaatttttacacagtgtttgtcaaggcatgccatatcgtggaatatatttttgtaccaataggacgtcaacttcctgttaaatgacaactttgcttattttttaaccaatatttttaaacaaattttagtcaaagatttctcagcagctatttatcgcagatgcttgaaattttagcacactattttttttggcatgccatatcatgggatatatttctgtacaatcagacgtcaactacCTGTTTAATGACGACttcgtttatttttagccaaaattttcaaacaaatttttgacaaagaattctcagcaactgtttatcgcagatgcttgaaatttttacacagtatttgtataagcatgctatatcgtgggatgtatttttgtaccaatgggatgtcaacttcctttttaatgagtacttttttaatttttagccaaaattttcaacaaatttccgtcaaagatttctcagcaactatttatcgcagatgcttgaaattttaacacactatttgttttggcatgccttatcgtgggatatatttttgtatcaatcggacgtcaacttcctgttaaataatgactgtttatttttagccaaaattttcaaacaaattttcgtcaaagatctctcagcagctatttatcgcagatgcttgaaattttaacacactatttgtttaggcatgccttactgtgggatatatttctgtaccaaacggatgccagctttctgttaaatgtcgactttgcttattttgcatattcacatcagagcgggggtatcactagtgagcattggctcacagatatcttgtttccCTAGTGAAAATGGAAGACTCTTTCATAAATttaactaaatattgtataatattgaaaatgtctgatgtttgcaaaagcgccatatttttaaaaaattgtatattaagtGTACTTAACTGTCCTCTATCAGAAACATATGGGAGATGATAAATGGCAATTAGATTCAATCAACCTACACATGTTTGGTTTTTACCTGTAATGTATTAGCACAAACAAATGTCGGACAGTAAATGGCAAATGATATTAGAAAGtacatgcaattaaataagCCCACTCATTTTGACCTAAACTTTTTGTGAAAatcttatatatttcattaaaatttttcaaaaaataagtacATTTGTATCCAATATAACCCAGAAAGATTTTATGAGTGTACCACTGAGGagacaatctgattaaaatcagatcctcgatgCTCCGTTCATATGATATTTCATTCCAACATATCATATGAACTgtggatctgattttaatcagattgactGAGGAGAATGTTTTTGatgttctttatttatttgtttggtattaaatattttttacacattCTATTTACCGGAATACAAAAAACTTGTTCTTTCCCACTTCAAttaaacatacaaaaataataaagaataaGTCTAAAATATTTCTGGCTGTTGGTGGTTAACCAAGCAAATCTCAGAGtgaaaaaaacaagaaatgtttGCAAAATTACCAGTACGTCCtgttatacaatatttttaatcaatccTCATATTTTGCTTCAGTGTAccgatatttttataaatctgtGGGATAAGCAATCTTGAAAACGTGTCCTTAGGAGCAAAACCTGGGTGCAAAACTTTGGAGAATATATGActatatacattattataaCATCAATGCAACTTAACAAATTCACCTCATACAAAGGAATAATCttcgtcatttaaaaaaaaaaaaatcaattctttttgtgttatttaaattgaagataacatttaaaatatatcctCTGGTACATTTGATGccaagcaaataaaaaaataagaatttatttatttaccatttatttatctgcatctacatgtacatgatttatttattgcaatgtTGATACAGTATGTTttctacgtacatgtatataaaaccaCGTACAGGTACATTGCTGTAACAGTTTCATAGTAAATGTACAGGTCACAAGGTGTATACAAGAAAATTCATAAATCAATGCATTAAAGTTTACAGAATTATATGCTGTATATTAATCTTCAATatcttgtaaattttgtatatcaatatttaatgtcTTTATAAAATCTATATGAGAAATCTGATTTGCAAGTCTCCCTCTTTCCCAAATTCTAAAAAATCCCCAAGTCTTGTCATTGCACAGTGCCTGGTCATGAAATCTTATCACTGATTTCTGTACCAGTAAACAAACGACAAAAAAATGCCAAGAAAATTAAATCAGGAGTCTGCTTCAGAGTGCTTGTCTTTGTGAGTCACAATGCCTTTCTGTATCAGATCTGGAATTTCCACCGCAAGCCACGGACCaagctgaaaaaaaaagtgataatTATCATGTTTGTTACATGGTGCTCTGACAGcaatcaaaaaacaaacaaactatgAAACGCAAACTGTTTAAactaatgtatatatatacacaatacatgtacgaatcaaaacaattttactttcaaatttgTATTCCTATCTGCAAAAGGAATTAATTTAAACCTTATTTggttataaaaaatcaaagaacacATCCTTTCACGTACACTCAGCATGTACATTAcataatgtacatataataatatacatgtacaccaaCCTACAGTACACCCAACACCtccgcaaaaaaaaaaataaatacatgtaaatgggaAACATTCTTATGCATTTCTTATAACACTGCCTGAGATCTCGGTACTAATAAAATCCCAATTTTTCCCCATTCATGGACTAGTACTATGCACAAactactaatacatgtactacaaattATGGTTGGAAGGAAGTTAGAAATATATCAAAagttaaaacaaatacaaaaccaAAAATAACAAGCAATGACGATAAAGGGGTGGGGGTAGAGGTGGACAATATATGGAAGTGAAATATGGGACAGTATGAAGAGAATtaattgaagatttttttgCCTACTGAAGATTGAACTCACCCCCAGTGCCATTGCATGAGCTATTCCAAATTTAGGAACATTTCTTGCCCACAGCGGCTTGAAGTGGTCAGTAAGACAAATTTTTCCTCCTCTGTAATAAAACAATGTTCATGAATTAACTCAATCATTCTCTAAAAGTATCTCTAAAATTAAAAGGATTCATCTCGTCTTTGTGTAAATAAACCTTATTTAACCTTACCTGTACATTTTAGCTGTTTTTCCATCAAGTTCTGGAAGAGCAATTTCAATAGCTGTGGTGGGATAAGTTATaggaatctaaaaaaaaaaccaaacaaataaacaaaaacacacacaaatACAATTATGATAATATAAGGTAATATAACTACTGTCCAGTTGTTGAATATCAAATCATACTCTCAAtgatttaattcaaaacaatcttggtctttcatttttcatgaaCATATATCCCAAAACCTCAACAAATTCACATGTGATAATTCATTCAATggcattaaaaattaaaaaataattaaagatttggctttttattaaaaaaatcttgttttccCTTTGATATAAACTTTTCCACAATCTTGTAAAATCTACAATTTCAGTAAACACATTGGATGCTCTTATCGATATAATAAAGACACtatcaaaacaatatttcataaattgcatttaaacaattttgaaatgcatttcaaaattgttGTAAAGGCAAGAttatttttaaacctttttattttgtttgtttgaattcAAGACTTAGAGAGAGTTCATGAAATAGCACAATAAAGAAATGAGATATGCTGTTAGACAACATGCCAAACTTGTTGGTTACTTTAACTGTAACTGTTCTTTGCATATTTTGCAATTAAGGTGTTTTATTCTTCCCGGACTCTTCTGTTCTACACTGAACATAGAGATAGATGATAACttttatgcaaaatatttttgttttttaactttatttcaaattacaaaGTTTTTGTGAAACACTGATTATGACATACGTGAGCTATATATCGTATGTAGGACAAAAAAGAGCTTAACATTTATATTATAATCCCTATTATTGCATCTAACCACACAATAGGCTACAAAAAAGACTTTCATTTgacatttaatataatttttaattattgaaagAAAATGGGTTGCTACAAAACAAtaagataaataaattgttaaaaatggatgcaaaatatattttttcatgtatttaacatgtgctatagaaatatatttcttGAAATCCAAACCATCATCAACCAAATAATGACTCAAAATTAGTACATTATGGTAATTTCCCAAAACATTTTGGTCTTTTGAGAGTTATTGCTACAACACACAAATGAACAGAGAAACAGTGATACTTACATCGAACTCGACATCAAACTCGTATTTGAGGAGCTCGTGGACGTACCAGCACTTCCCGAACCAGCGAGTCCCCTCTGTGTTAGATTCTAGGCGAAACCAGTCATTGTCAGATTCTTTATTGTTCTGAACATACTAAAAT
The nucleotide sequence above comes from Magallana gigas chromosome 2, xbMagGiga1.1, whole genome shotgun sequence. Encoded proteins:
- the LOC105328711 gene encoding ubiquitin-fold modifier-conjugating enzyme 1, which gives rise to MVDEATKRTLAQIPLLKTKAGPRDGELWVTRLKEEYQSLIKYVQNNKESDNDWFRLESNTEGTRWFGKCWYVHELLKYEFDVEFDIPITYPTTAIEIALPELDGKTAKMYRGGKICLTDHFKPLWARNVPKFGIAHAMALGLGPWLAVEIPDLIQKGIVTHKDKHSEADS